One Phocoena phocoena chromosome 5, mPhoPho1.1, whole genome shotgun sequence genomic region harbors:
- the ODAPH gene encoding odontogenesis associated phosphoprotein, with protein MAHRLCFSYWLLVCWLVVTVAEGQEEVFTPPGDSQNNAEPTDCQIFTLTPPPTTRNPVTRIQPITRTPRYFPRRRLWRGSSSEESREKREAPNVLK; from the exons atggctcacagactctGCTTCTCCTACTGGCTACTGGTCTGCTGGTTGGTGGTAACTGTGGCAGAAG GACAGGAAGAGGTATTCACCCCTCCTGGAGACTCACAAAATAATGCAGAGCCTACAGACTGCCAGATCTTTACACttacccctcctcccaccacaaGGAACCCAGTGACGAGGATCCAGCCCATCACCAGGACACCCAGG TATTTCCCCAGAAGAAGACTCTGGAGAGGAAGCTCCTCtgaggaaagcagagaaaagagagaagcccCAAACGTGCTGAAGTAA